One Panicum virgatum strain AP13 chromosome 3N, P.virgatum_v5, whole genome shotgun sequence DNA segment encodes these proteins:
- the LOC120666523 gene encoding uncharacterized protein LOC120666523 isoform X2 → MFIWRTLMFKKKIPEKNQKKSSSPASTPSSSRLLRSRSIHHSKCFDYDVSDDLVAHYHAMNNSSSNEMGSCHSESPPLSHESPQHPNIQESCRSCGSIGGKDSIDLEAPCETAPGNLTAESELPSMPKNRDAATHHSKEFLDFLELFNAHRELFLKILHDPSLLATAEQQGEASSSGAVLVNRLESFPRPGGSSGKRNPIFDRSDSEKSRKSELQKSPSRPNNDVEAAKFISTRMPSGVDGSAVSLSESRSLKKAGTASNRFKAIGRKIKDVVKENRKELARITKDGVFHRLPYGQKMSELTRSPSAEKFVHEEKQIRRSYSIAEYVEKYSTLYESISRDSKVSPERSSITMGGNTSLKAKKPPLGFKRITSLPEMRLYSPHQGGLTEISDSQIEPKTCIVESDCLSSHRTDAFSIYEGGNFYPDDVTERSGNIHSEINYGEAYSVGALEENFRNILRSPSLSSLGRSFTHRRINSLPSFDRSFFQDHSGSFTEHSVAGSEPPFENLHLQDEDWLVKPPESPGAYAANFKDDEWVVTPLKHSGVLDGIDHEDQEWLVKASHLAGAKAADLEDEEWLVKPGQPITNDALNSDFRFIHEFAEQGAAEPLHIYVSDKNEADFQYVKDILKKSGFSCGDVDWYASNQPVSPVVFEEAEYSCQELSMASDEPQSIVRRMLLFDLINEVLLDIYDSSLVIGPWHSRFDLRTRPIPMGSHVLEEVWAKVSCYLSLHWREGQTVEDIVAHDLMRKDNWMNLVYDAECTALDMEDLMVEDLLDDVVIQIVLESIDE, encoded by the exons ATGTTCATATGGAGGACACTCATGTTCAAAAAGAAAATACCTGAGAAAAATCAAAAGAAGAGCAGCTCACCAGCCAGCACTCCATCCTCATCGCGTCTTCTGCGCTCCAGATCAATCCATCACTCAAAGTGCTTTGATTATGATGTTTCTGATGACTTAGTTGCACATTATCATGCAATGAACAACTCGAGCTCCAATGAGATGGGTTCCTGTCACAGCGAATCACCCCCATTGTCACATGAGAGCCCACAACATCCCAATATCCAAGAGAGCTGCAGGTCATGTGGCAGCATCGGTGGCAAAGATAGCATTGATCTGGAGGCACCTTGTGAGACTGCACCAGGGAATCTTACTGCTGAAAGTGAACTCCCCTCTATGCCTAAAAACCGTGATGCTGCAACGCATCATTCAAAGGAGTTCTTGGATTTTCTTGAACTGTTCAATGCACACCGGGAACTGTTTCTGAAGATTCTCCATGATCCTTCACTGCTAGCAACAGCTGAACAGCAAGGAGAAGCTTCGTCAAGTGGTGCTGTACTGGTGAACAGATTGGAATCATTTCCAAGACCGGGAGGATCATCAGGGAAACGTAACCCTATATTTGATCGGAGTGATAGTGAGAAAAGCAGGAAGTCAGAACTCCAAAAATCACCCTCAAGGCCTAACAATGATGTAGAAGCTGCAAAATTTATCAGTACTAGAATGCCTTCCGGAGTCGATGGCTCAGCAGTTTCTCTTTCAGAATCAAGAAGCCTGAAGAAAGCTGGAACAGCTTCAAATCGTTTTAAAGCTATTGGTAGGAAGATCAAAGATGTCGTAAAGGAGAACCGCAAAGAGCTCGCTCGGATAACAAAGGATGGAGTTTTCCACAGACTGCCATATGGCCAAAAAATGTCCGAATTAACCAGGAGCCCCTCCGCAGAGAAGTTTGTCCACGAGGAGAAACAAATACGAAGATCATATTCTATTGCAGAATATGTAGAAAAGTATTCGACACTTTATGAGTCGATTTCGAGGGACTCAAAAGTTTCTCCAGAAAGATCAAGCATAACAATGGGAGGCAATACAAGCTTAAAAGCCAAGAAGCCACCATTGGGCTTCAAAAGAATAACATCTCTTCCAGAAATGCGATTATATTCACCTCACCAAGGGGGCCTAACTGAGATTTCAGATTCTCAGATTGAACCCAAGACTTGCATTGTGGAATCTGATTGCTTATCTTCACATAGAACAGATGCATTCAGCATCTATGAAGGAGGAAATTTCTATCCTGATGATGTCACAGAAAGATCAGGGAATATTCACAGTGAAATAAATTATGGAG AAGCTTATTCGGTAGGCGCCTTGGAAGAGAATTTCCGCAACATCCTTCGGAGTCCAAGTTTATCTTCTCTTGGTCGGTCTTTCACCCACCGCCGCATCAATAGTTTGCCTTCTTTTGATCGGTCTTTCTTCCAAGATCACTCTGGCAGTTTTACAGAGCATTCTGTAGCAG GCTCAGAGCCACCATTTGAAAATTTGCACCTTCAGGATGAGGACTGGTTAGTCAAGCCACCAGAGTCCCCAGGAGCATACGCTGCCAACTTCAAGGATGATGAGTGGGTGGTCACACCACTAAAGCATTCCGGTGTCCTTGATGGTATCGATCATGAGGATCAAGAGTGGTTGGTTAAGGCATCACATCTGGCAGGTGCCAAGGCTGCTGATCTTGAGGATGAAGAGTGGTTAGTTAAGCCAGGGCAGCCCATAACTAACGATGCTTTGAATTCAGATTTCCGGTTCATACATGAATTTGCCGAACAAGGTGCTGCAGAACCCTTGCACATTTATGTTAGTGACAAGAACGAGGCTGATTTCCAGTATGTCAAGGACATCCTCAAGAAATCAGGGTTCAGCTGCGGCGATGTTGACTGGTACGCATCCAATCAGCCAGTCAGCCCTGTGGTCTTTGAGGAAGCAGAATACTCATGTCAGGAACTCAGCATGGCAAGCGATGAGCCACAAAGTATTGTCAGGCGCATGCTCCTGTTTGATCTCATTAACGAGGTCCTACTGGACATCTACGACTCTTCCCTGGTCATTGGCCCATGGCATTCACGCTTCGACTTGCGAACCAGACCAATTCCCATGGGGTCTCATGTCCTTGAGGAGGTGTGGGCAAAGGTGAGCTGCTACTTGAGCCTGCATTGGAGGGAAGGCCAGACGGTAGAGGACATTGTGGCACATGATCTTATGAGGAAGGACAACTGGATGAACCTAGTATATGACGCTGAGTGCACCGCGTTGGACATGGAGGATCTGATGGTGGAGGACCTACTGGATGACGTTGTCATTCAGATAGTGTTAGAATCGATTGACGAATGA
- the LOC120666525 gene encoding trimethyltridecatetraene synthase-like translates to MELTLAMALMMVTTVVFLVLIGSLVRPRRRQRKALNLPPGPRGWPVFGSLSLLAGTLPPHRVLAKLAARYGPLMHLRLGSFHVVVASSAEAARLVLKTHDLAFADRQPAAWGAIIAYNYKGIVQTPYGPYWRMARKLCATELFSAQLVDKFEPVRAEETRALTRALFERAGAAVQVKELLMGFTMRNILRMALGEKWSGFYGSAEGEGFRRSLEEAFAVSGAVSNVGEWVPWPAWLDVQGLARRMRRVHAVFDRFNEQILDEHQEDRRRAGAGGFVARDLVDVLLRLAEDGREEPAETRLTRAGVKAIVQDIISGGTETAAVTMEWAMVELLHRPDAMAAATGELDRVVGRGRWVTERDLPDLPYIDAVVKETMRLHPVGPLLIPHQARDDTVVGGYDVPAGTRVLVNAWVVGRDPASWPDAPGAFRPERFLAGGSAEGVDARGAHFQLLPFGSGRRMCPAHNLAMREMAATLANLVQGFAWRLPDGVAPEDMSMEESLGLSVSPKEPLVAIAEPRLPAHLYTGVH, encoded by the exons ATGGAGCTCACGCTAGCAATGGCACTGATGATGGTCACCACCGTCGTCTTCCTCGTGCTGATCGGCTCCCTCGTCAGGCCGCGCCGCAGACAGCGGAAGGCGCTGAACCTCCCGCCGGGCCCCAGGGGTTGGCCGGTGTTCGGCAGCCTGAGCTTGCTAGCAGGCACGCTCCCGCCACACCGCGTGCTGGCCAAGCTCGCGGCGCGCTACGGCCCGCTCatgcacctccggctcggctcctTCCACGTCGTGGTCGCCTCCtccgcggaggcggcgcggctcgtCCTCAAGACCCACGACCTCGCCTTCGCTGACCGCCAGCCGGCGGCCTGGGGCGCGATCATCGCCTACAACTACAAGGGCATCGTGCAGACGCCCTACGGCCCCTACTGGCGCATGGCGCGCAAGCTATGCGCCACGGAGCTCTTCTCCGCGCAACTCGTCGACAAGTTCGAGCCCGTGCGCGCGGAGGAGACGCGCGCCCTGACGCGCGCCCTGTTcgagcgcgccggcgccgccgtgcaggTGAAGGAGCTCCTGATGGGCTTCACGATGCGGAACATCCTCCGCATGGCGCTCGGGGAGAAGTGGTCGGGCTTCTACGGCAGCGCCGAGGGCGAAGGGTTCCGGCGGTCGCTCGAGGAGGCCTTCGCGGTGAGCGGCGCGGTGAGCAACGTGGGGGAGTGGGTGCCGTGGCCCGCCTGGCTCGACGTCCAGGGTCTGGCCCGGCGGATGAGGCGGGTGCACGCGGTGTTCGACCGGTTCAACGAGCAGATCCTCGACGAGCACCAGGAGGATCgtcggcgcgccggcgccggcgggttcGTGGCGAGGGACCTGGTGGACGTGCTGCTGCGACTAGCCGAGGACGGGCGGGAGGAGCCAGCGGAGACCAGGCTCACGCGTGCCGGCGTCAAGGCCATCGTCCAGGACATCATTTCTGGCGGCACGGAGACCGCGGCGGTGACGATGGAGTGGGCCATGGTGGAGCTCCTCCACCGCCCGGACGCAATGGCGGCcgccaccggcgagctcgaccgCGTGGTGGGCCGCGGCCGCTGGGTCACCGAGCGCGACCTGCCGGACCTGCCCTACATCGATGCCGTCGTGAAGGAGACGATGCGGCTGCACCCCGTGGGCCCCCTCCTGATCCCACACCAAGCCCGCGATGACACGGTGGTCGGCGGCTACGACGTCCCCGCCGGCACGCGCGTGCTGGTGAACGCGTGGGTCGTGGGGCGCGACCCGGCGTCGTGGCCCGACGCTCCCGGCGCGTTCCGGCCGGAGCGGTTCCTCGCCGGAGGCAGCGCCGAGGGCGTGGACGCGCGCGGGGCGCACTTCCAGCTGCTGCCGTTCGGGTCCGGGCGGCGGATGTGCCCGGCGCACAACCTCGCGATGAGGGAGATGGCAGCCACGCTGGCGAACCTGGTGCAGGGGTTCGCATGGCGGCTGCCGGACGGGGTGGCACCCGAGGACATGAGCATGGAGGAATCCTTGGGGCTGTCGGTGAGTCCCAAGGAGCCGCTCGTTGCCATCGCCGAGCCAAGGCTGCCGGCACACCTCTACACCGGAGTccact AG
- the LOC120666524 gene encoding trimethyltridecatetraene synthase-like, whose translation MELTLTMSMAMAVMVTVVAILVLGSLVRPRRSQRKTLNLPPGPRGWPLFGSLSLLVDTLPPHRVLAEIAARYGPLMHLRLGSFHVVVASSEETARLVLKTHHLAFADRPPTAFGKILAYDYKGIVQTPYGPYWHGMVNPAYWRMARKLCATELFSARRIDAFERARAQEMRALTRGLFERAGAAVQVKEHLLSFTMRNILRMALGEKWSSGSRGSHDGGGGEAFRRSLKESFMVTGLLGNVGEWVPWLGWHDVQGFVWRMRRVHVMFDQFNEQILNEHQNGRRRAGAGMEMDLVDVLLQLAEDREQAAERPPEARLTRDGVKAFLLDIIGGGTETAAATLEWAVLELLRHPAAMEAATGDELDRVVGRGRWFAERDLPDLPYIEAVVKETMRLHPVGPLLIPHNAREDTVVGGYDVPAGTRVLVNMCAVGCDPASWPDAPDAFRPERFLAGGSAEGVDVHGTHFQLLPFGSGRRMCPAHNLVMKEVVAALANLVHGFSWRLPDGVAPEDMSMEEFFGLNVSRKEPLVAIAEPRLPAHLYESVDD comes from the exons ATGGAGCTCACGCTAACAATGTCCATGGCCATGGCAGTGATGGTCACCGTCGTCGCCATCCTCGTGCTCGGCTCCCTCGTGAGGCCGCGCCGCAGCCAGCGGAAGACGCTGAACCTCCCGCCGGGCCCAAGAGGATGGCCTTTGTTCGGCAGCCTGAGCTTGCTCGTAGACACGCTACCCCCGCACCGCGTGCTGGCCGAGATCGCGGCGCGCTACGGCCCGCTCatgcacctccggctcggctcctTCCATGTCGTGGTCGCCTCCTCCGAGGAGACGGCGCGGCTCGTCCTCAAGACCCACCACCTCGCCTTCGCCGACCGCCCGCCCACGGCCTTCGGCAAGATCCTCGCCTACGACTACAAGGGCATCGTGCAGACGCCCTACGGCCCCTACTGGCATGGCATG GTAAACCCTGCCTACTGGCGCATGGCGCGCAAGCTGTGCGCCACGGAGCTCTTCTCCGCGCGGCGCATCGACGCGTTCGAGCGCGCCCGCGCGCAGGAGATGCGCGCCCTGACGCGCGGCCTGTTcgagcgcgccggcgccgccgtgcaggTGAAGGAGCACCTGCTGAGCTTCACCATGCGCAACATCCTCCGCATGGCGCTGGGCGAGAAATGGTCGTCGGGCTCCCGCGGtagccacgacggcggcggcggtgaggcgtTCCGGCGATCGCTCAAGGAGTCGTTCATGGTGACGGGTTTGCTGGGCAATGTTGGGGAGTGGGTGCCGTGGCTCGGCTGGCACGACGTGCAGGGTTTCGTCTGGCGGATGAGGCGGGTGCACGTGATGTTCGACCAGTTCAACGAGCAGATACTCAACGAGCACCAGAACGGCCGGCGGCGTGCTGGGGCGGGGATGGAGATGGACCTGGTGGACGTGCTGCTGCAACTGGCCGAGGACAgggagcaggcggcggagcggccgccggaggCCAGGCTCACGCGCGATGGCGTCAAGGCCTTCCTCCTGGACAtcatcggcggcggcacggagaccgcggcggcgacgttggAGTGGGCCGTGCTGGAGctcctccgccacccggccgccaTGGAGGCCGCCACCGGCGA CGAGCTCGACCGCGTGGTGGGGCGCGGCCGCTGGTTCGCCGAGAGGGACCTGCCGGACCTCCCGTACATCGAGGCCGTCGTGAAGGAGACGATGCGGCTGCACCCCGTGGGGCCTCTCCTGATCCCACACAACGCCCGCGAGGACACGGTGGTCGGCGGCTACGACGTCCCCGCCGGCACGCGCGTGCTGGTGAACATGTGCGCCGTGGGGTGCGACCCGGCGTCGTGGCCCGACGCGCCCGACGCGTTCCGGCCGGAGCGGTTCctcgccgggggcagcgccgaGGGGGTGGACGTGCACGGGACGCACTTCCAGCTGCTGCCGTTCGGGTCCGGGAGGCGGATGTGCCCGGCGCACAACCTCGTGATGAaagaggtggtggcggcgctggcgaaCCTTGTGCACGGGTTCTCATGGCGGCTGCCGGACGGGGTGGCACCGGAGGACATGAGCATGGAGGAATTCTTTGGTCTGAACGTGAGTCGGAAGGAGCCGCTCGTTGCCATCGCCGAGCCAAGGTTGCCGGCGCACCTCTACGAGTCTGTCGACGACTAG
- the LOC120663692 gene encoding acyl transferase 15-like, translated as MSVAVRKSSSAIIRPPESMTTTTSGADAIKLTTMDRGFVMIPPFTVLLVFEHLSHEAVEGVRRALSQALVHYYPFAGRISSSGAGDDGFSIRCTGEGVEFVTGSVDCGLTEAKIFGELSSAKTLLDELAVFYPVGSYGSDDPLLSVQVTEFSCGGVVLGATWNHAVADGPGIAQFLAAVGELARGLPSPLILPARYDDAVSRLPPLSNPIVHDVLACPESPDMELVVSLEVMVPSALIDRVKAEYRSCSDDNGRPCTTFEAVLAILWRSRVRATMPASSETTPVLLTFATDMRGCVGARAGYYGNCIANQPIAATSGAVASASLVDLVGMVKRAKARLPDKLKEEHGSGSAQQRLFAGGRRYNMLHVSSWRNIGFEGVDLGGEPPARVMYHSRWGGPPPFPISMVYPPCRGKDGVNVLLVAVKEEHAEAFLGELERHT; from the coding sequence ATGAGTGTTGCGGTGAGGAAGTCCTCGTCGGCAATTATCAGGCCACCGGAGtcaatgacgacgacgacgagtggTGCTGATGCCATAAAGCTCACAACTATGGACAGGGGTTTTGTCATGATTCCTCCATTCACAGTGTTGCTCGTGTTTGAGCATCTGAGCCATGAGGCCGTTGAGGGCGTAAGGAGGGCGCTGTCCCAGGCACTTGTCCACTACTACCCGTTTGCTGGTCGCATTTCTTCATCAGGAGCCGGAGACGATGGATTCAGCATCCGGTGCACCGGCGAGGGTGTGGAATTCGTCACCGGATCAGTCGACTGCGGCTTGACGGAAGCGAAGATCTTTGGCGAACTGTCCAGCGCGAAGACCCTCCTCGACGAGCTCGCCGTCTTCTACCCGGTTGGGAGCTACGGCTCCGACGACCCTCTGCTGTCCGTGCAGGTGACCGAGTTCTCTTGCGGTGGGGTCGTCCTCGGGGCGACATGGAaccacgccgtcgccgacggCCCTGGGATCGCCCAGTTCCTGGCCGCTGTCGGCGAGCTCGCCCGTGGGCTGCCGTCACCGTTGATCCTTCCAGCCAGGTACGACGACGCGGTCTCCCGCCTCCCTCCGCTGTCGAATCCGATAGTGCATGACGTGTTGGCGTGCCCCGAGTCACCGGACATGGAGCTTGTCGTCTCCCTCGAGGTCATGGTCCCCTCAGCCCTGATCGACCGCGTCAAGGCAGAGTACCGAAGCTGCTCCGACGACAACGGCCGGCCGTGCACGACGTTCGAGGCCGTCCTCGCCATCCTGTGGCGGTCCCGCGTCCGCGCCACCATGCCCGCCAGCTCGGAGACGACCCCGGTTCTTCTCACCTTCGCCACCGACATGCGCGGGTGCGTGGGCGCCAGAGCCGGCTACTACGGCAACTGCATCGCCAACCAGCCGATCGCGGCAACAAGCGGCGCGGTGGCAAGCGCGAGCCTCGTGGACCTCGTCGGGATGGTCAAGCGCGCCAAGGCCCGGCTGCCGGACAAGCTCAAGGAGGAGCATGGGAGCGGCAGCGCCCAGCAAAGGTTATTTGCTGGGGGGCGGCGGTACAACATGCTGCACGTGTCGTCATGGAGGAACATCGGCTTCGAAGGGGTCGACTTGGGGGGCGAGCCGCCGGCGAGGGTGATGTACCATTCGCGGTGGGGCGGGCCGCCGCCGTTTCCGATCAGCATGGTGTACCCGCCGTGCAGGGGGAAGGACGGGGTCAACGTGCTGTTGGTCGCGGTGAAGGAGGAGCATGCAGAGGCGTTCCTTGGCGAACTGGAAAGGCACACATGA
- the LOC120666523 gene encoding uncharacterized protein LOC120666523 isoform X1, which yields MAESKRFDTKSPGCLEGLFNFLALNQRLQKPKMIAYRKHSEGSNNTLRVKVPKPKNRSEKDETIPKETNSSSPSGKAHMFIWRTLMFKKKIPEKNQKKSSSPASTPSSSRLLRSRSIHHSKCFDYDVSDDLVAHYHAMNNSSSNEMGSCHSESPPLSHESPQHPNIQESCRSCGSIGGKDSIDLEAPCETAPGNLTAESELPSMPKNRDAATHHSKEFLDFLELFNAHRELFLKILHDPSLLATAEQQGEASSSGAVLVNRLESFPRPGGSSGKRNPIFDRSDSEKSRKSELQKSPSRPNNDVEAAKFISTRMPSGVDGSAVSLSESRSLKKAGTASNRFKAIGRKIKDVVKENRKELARITKDGVFHRLPYGQKMSELTRSPSAEKFVHEEKQIRRSYSIAEYVEKYSTLYESISRDSKVSPERSSITMGGNTSLKAKKPPLGFKRITSLPEMRLYSPHQGGLTEISDSQIEPKTCIVESDCLSSHRTDAFSIYEGGNFYPDDVTERSGNIHSEINYGEAYSVGALEENFRNILRSPSLSSLGRSFTHRRINSLPSFDRSFFQDHSGSFTEHSVAGSEPPFENLHLQDEDWLVKPPESPGAYAANFKDDEWVVTPLKHSGVLDGIDHEDQEWLVKASHLAGAKAADLEDEEWLVKPGQPITNDALNSDFRFIHEFAEQGAAEPLHIYVSDKNEADFQYVKDILKKSGFSCGDVDWYASNQPVSPVVFEEAEYSCQELSMASDEPQSIVRRMLLFDLINEVLLDIYDSSLVIGPWHSRFDLRTRPIPMGSHVLEEVWAKVSCYLSLHWREGQTVEDIVAHDLMRKDNWMNLVYDAECTALDMEDLMVEDLLDDVVIQIVLESIDE from the exons ATGGCCGAGAGCAAGCGGTTCGACACAAAGAGCCCAGGCtgcctggaaggcttgttcaacTTTCTTGCCCTCAACCAACGGTTGCAAAAGCCGAAGATGATTGCCTATCGAAAGCACAGTGAAGGAAGTAACAATACACTCA GAGTGAAAGTCCCAAAGCCCAAAAATCGCAGTGAAAAAGATGAGACTATCCCG AAGGAAACAAACAGTAGTTCTCCATCTGGAAAGGCCCACATGTTCATATGGAGGACACTCATGTTCAAAAAGAAAATACCTGAGAAAAATCAAAAGAAGAGCAGCTCACCAGCCAGCACTCCATCCTCATCGCGTCTTCTGCGCTCCAGATCAATCCATCACTCAAAGTGCTTTGATTATGATGTTTCTGATGACTTAGTTGCACATTATCATGCAATGAACAACTCGAGCTCCAATGAGATGGGTTCCTGTCACAGCGAATCACCCCCATTGTCACATGAGAGCCCACAACATCCCAATATCCAAGAGAGCTGCAGGTCATGTGGCAGCATCGGTGGCAAAGATAGCATTGATCTGGAGGCACCTTGTGAGACTGCACCAGGGAATCTTACTGCTGAAAGTGAACTCCCCTCTATGCCTAAAAACCGTGATGCTGCAACGCATCATTCAAAGGAGTTCTTGGATTTTCTTGAACTGTTCAATGCACACCGGGAACTGTTTCTGAAGATTCTCCATGATCCTTCACTGCTAGCAACAGCTGAACAGCAAGGAGAAGCTTCGTCAAGTGGTGCTGTACTGGTGAACAGATTGGAATCATTTCCAAGACCGGGAGGATCATCAGGGAAACGTAACCCTATATTTGATCGGAGTGATAGTGAGAAAAGCAGGAAGTCAGAACTCCAAAAATCACCCTCAAGGCCTAACAATGATGTAGAAGCTGCAAAATTTATCAGTACTAGAATGCCTTCCGGAGTCGATGGCTCAGCAGTTTCTCTTTCAGAATCAAGAAGCCTGAAGAAAGCTGGAACAGCTTCAAATCGTTTTAAAGCTATTGGTAGGAAGATCAAAGATGTCGTAAAGGAGAACCGCAAAGAGCTCGCTCGGATAACAAAGGATGGAGTTTTCCACAGACTGCCATATGGCCAAAAAATGTCCGAATTAACCAGGAGCCCCTCCGCAGAGAAGTTTGTCCACGAGGAGAAACAAATACGAAGATCATATTCTATTGCAGAATATGTAGAAAAGTATTCGACACTTTATGAGTCGATTTCGAGGGACTCAAAAGTTTCTCCAGAAAGATCAAGCATAACAATGGGAGGCAATACAAGCTTAAAAGCCAAGAAGCCACCATTGGGCTTCAAAAGAATAACATCTCTTCCAGAAATGCGATTATATTCACCTCACCAAGGGGGCCTAACTGAGATTTCAGATTCTCAGATTGAACCCAAGACTTGCATTGTGGAATCTGATTGCTTATCTTCACATAGAACAGATGCATTCAGCATCTATGAAGGAGGAAATTTCTATCCTGATGATGTCACAGAAAGATCAGGGAATATTCACAGTGAAATAAATTATGGAG AAGCTTATTCGGTAGGCGCCTTGGAAGAGAATTTCCGCAACATCCTTCGGAGTCCAAGTTTATCTTCTCTTGGTCGGTCTTTCACCCACCGCCGCATCAATAGTTTGCCTTCTTTTGATCGGTCTTTCTTCCAAGATCACTCTGGCAGTTTTACAGAGCATTCTGTAGCAG GCTCAGAGCCACCATTTGAAAATTTGCACCTTCAGGATGAGGACTGGTTAGTCAAGCCACCAGAGTCCCCAGGAGCATACGCTGCCAACTTCAAGGATGATGAGTGGGTGGTCACACCACTAAAGCATTCCGGTGTCCTTGATGGTATCGATCATGAGGATCAAGAGTGGTTGGTTAAGGCATCACATCTGGCAGGTGCCAAGGCTGCTGATCTTGAGGATGAAGAGTGGTTAGTTAAGCCAGGGCAGCCCATAACTAACGATGCTTTGAATTCAGATTTCCGGTTCATACATGAATTTGCCGAACAAGGTGCTGCAGAACCCTTGCACATTTATGTTAGTGACAAGAACGAGGCTGATTTCCAGTATGTCAAGGACATCCTCAAGAAATCAGGGTTCAGCTGCGGCGATGTTGACTGGTACGCATCCAATCAGCCAGTCAGCCCTGTGGTCTTTGAGGAAGCAGAATACTCATGTCAGGAACTCAGCATGGCAAGCGATGAGCCACAAAGTATTGTCAGGCGCATGCTCCTGTTTGATCTCATTAACGAGGTCCTACTGGACATCTACGACTCTTCCCTGGTCATTGGCCCATGGCATTCACGCTTCGACTTGCGAACCAGACCAATTCCCATGGGGTCTCATGTCCTTGAGGAGGTGTGGGCAAAGGTGAGCTGCTACTTGAGCCTGCATTGGAGGGAAGGCCAGACGGTAGAGGACATTGTGGCACATGATCTTATGAGGAAGGACAACTGGATGAACCTAGTATATGACGCTGAGTGCACCGCGTTGGACATGGAGGATCTGATGGTGGAGGACCTACTGGATGACGTTGTCATTCAGATAGTGTTAGAATCGATTGACGAATGA